ACTATACTAAAACTACTATTTATAAGTTTTATAAAATCTTTTATATTTTTAACTTGTTTTTTTGCAATATAATCAATATTCAAAATTGTAATATCTAAAATAATACCTTCAAATAGTTTTTTTTCAATTGCATTAAATATCAATAGTGCATCATGAAATTTTTCTCTTTTTAAAATCAAATCAAGGAAGATATTAGTATCTACAAATATCTTCATTTTACTATTGCCTCGTATTTTTCATCATCTATTTTAAAATTATTATCCAAGATACCAACAAACTGATTAAAAGAACCCTCTTCTAAGCTCTCTTTTTTTATAGAGTTTTTAATAAGCTTTTCATACTCTTCATAAGGCATTATCACAGCTTTTTTTTGATGTGCTTTTTTATCTACTATAAAAACAGTCTGAGTTAGAAGCTTTGTAAACTGTGCTTGTGCTTGTGAAATTCCTAATTCTAACATTAAATCTCCTTTAAATTAAAATATATGTACATAATATAAAATATATACTTATTTAAATATTAATACCTAATATTTCAACTACTTCTAAATAAATTTCAAAATATTAAACTTCAATCTCAAAAAACTCTTCACTTATTTTTTCATATTTTGCAACAGAACAAGATATTTTTATAGCATTTGAATAATCTTTAAACTCATCTGTAAAAAGTTTTTTTAGCTTTTCAACTTCCGCTGTTCTAAAGATAAAAAATCCTAATATTTGAGTTTTTCTTTCACCAGCTTTTTCTATTCCAAAGCTATCAAATTTCCAATTTACACCTTTTGAAAAGAAGAAAACTTCACTAACTCTTTTTTCAAGTTCATCTCTTACATTTTGGTTGAACTCTTTTAAATGTATATAAAATGCAACATTATAGTTGTATTGTGATTGTATTAAATCATCTAAGATTTTACTCATTTTTCGCCTTTTTTATTTGTTTTTTATATGTTATCAATATTTTGCTACAATTTTTCTTCAATATATAGAAATATTAAAATTTTGTTAATAAAGTTATAATAACATTCATAAATTCTTATTCAAGGGAAAGCATTGCAGAGTATTAAAACTATCAAAACTATATTTTCACTATTTTTTATAATATTTTTTTTAAGTTCATGTGAGCAAAAAAATGATGGAAATCAAAAAGCACAAAATCCAATAGAAGTAGGGTATATAAATCCTAAAAAAGAGCCAATAAATCTTGAAATTGAACTTATAGGAAAAGTAAAAGCAAAAGAGTTGGCGCTTGTTCGCCCTCAGGTTTCTGGAATTATTGAAAAACAACTTTTCAAAGAGGGAAGTTTTGTAAAACAAGGCGATATTTTGTACAAAATTGATAGTGCTAGCTATAAAGCTACTTTAAATCAATCACTTGCTTTATTAAATAGTGCAAAGGCTAGTTTGATAAGTGCTGAGGCAAAAAGTAAAAGAGCAGAAGAGCTTTTAAAATTTGATGGAATTTCAAAACAAGAAGCAGATGAGATAAAAGCTTCATATTTACAAGCCAAAGCTTTGGTTGAACAAAGAGCTGCAGAGCTTGAAAATGCAAAAATAGATTTGAATAGATGTGAGATAAAAGCACCAATTAGCGGATATATAGGTATTTCAAATGTAACTGTAGGGGCTTTGGTAAATGCAAATCAAAGTGAAGAGCTTGTAAATATAAGAGATACACAAACAGTTTTTGTAGATTTATCACAATCATATAATGAGATTTTAAATCTAAAATCAATTGGTGATTTAGAAGATGATATTGAAGTTAGTTTGAAGTTTGACAACGGGTTTGAGTATCCAATAAAAGGAAAACTAGAAGCAAGAGAGTTAAGTGTAGATGAGAGTAGTCAAACAGTAACTTTAAGGGCTGTATTTAGTAATCCAAACAATCTTTTATTATCGGGAATGATGACAAAAGCAATTTTAAAAAGCAAAAAAAGTATTGATGGATTTTTAATTCCACAACAAGCAGTTTTAAGAGATCAAAAAGCAAACCCAATCGTTACTCTTGTGACACCTGAAAATAAAACTATCACAAAAATAGTAAAAATAGAGAGATCAGTAGGTAACAAATGGCTTATTCTTGATGGGTTAGAAGAGAGTGATAAAATTGTAGTTGAAGGGTTAAATAAGATAAATAGTAGAAGTGTAGTCTCTTTAAAAGATTTAAACTCTCAATACAAAGATTAAGAAATGATTGCAAAATTTTTTATTTTTCGTCCAATCTTTGCTTGGGTTATTTCACTTATTATTATGATAAGTGGGGTTATTAGTCTATATATTTTACCAGTTGAACAGTATCCAGATATTGTTCCTCCTCAAATAAATATAAATGCTTCATATAGTGGAGCAGATGCCCAAACAGTAGAAAATAGTGTAACTCAAATAATTGAACAACAATTAACTGGTCTTGATGGAATGCTATATTTCTCTTCAAGTTCAAGTAGTGCAGGAAACTCTAGAATAAAAATCACTTTTTCTCAAGAAGTAAATGCTGATATTGCCCAAGTTCAAGTACAAAATAAAGTAAATCAAATCTTATCAAGACTTCCAGAAGATGTACAAAGACAAGGTGTAAGAGTTTTTAAATCTCAAAGCGATTTTTTAATGATGGCATCTGTATATGATTCAACTGGTTTGGCTGATAAAACAGATATTAGTGATTTTTTGGTAAGTAATCTTCAAGATAGTATTTCAAGAATTGAAGGTGTTGGAGATGTTCAGGTTTTTGGTGGTCAGTATGCTATGAGAATTTGGCTAGATCCATATAAGCTAGAAAAATATAAACTAATCCCAAAAGATGTAGAAAATGCTATAAATGCTCAAAATTCACAAGCAAGTGCTGGAAGATTAGGAGCAATGCCTACTTTGGATAATCAACAACTCTCTGTGGTGGTTACTGCAAGAAGTATGTTTAGAAATGTTGGTCAATTTGAAAATATTGTTTTGAAATCAAATTTAGATGGAAGTGTTGTAAAGATAAAAGATATTGCTAGAGTTGAAATAGGGGCTCAAAGTTATAGCAATGTTACAGCTTTAAATGGTTTTCCAGCATCTGGAATATCTATTCAGCTTGCAAGTGGAGCAAATGCGGTAGCCACTTCAAATAGAGTAAAAGAGTTTTTAGCTCAGAGTGAAAATATGTTGCCACAAGGTTATAAAATAGCCTATCCTAGAGATACAACAAGTTTTATAGAAGCTTCAATAAATGAAGTTGTAAAAACTTTAGTAGAAGCAATTGTTTTAGTAATTCTTGTAATGTTTTTATTCTTAAAAAGTTTTAGAGCTACTCTTATTCCTGCTATTGCAGTTCCTGTTGTGCTTTTGGGAACTTTTGCTATTTTAAATATTTTTGGTTATACAATAAATACTTTAACAATGTTTGCTTTGGTTCTTGCAATTGGGCTTTTGGTAGATGATGCTATTGTTGTTGTTGAAAATGTTGAAAGAAATATGAGTGAAAAAGGTTTAAATCCAAAAGAGGCAACTATTCTTTCTATGCAAGAGGTAACCAGTGCATTAATAGGAATTACAACTGTGTTATCTGTTGTATTTTTACCTATGGCATTTTTTAGTGGAAGTACAGGGATAATTTATAGACAATTTTCTATTACAATTATCTCATCTATGGTTTTATCAGTAATTGTTGCTTTAACTTTAACTCCTGCTTTATGTTCAACTATTTTAAAACCACATAAAAAAAATGAAGATAAAACAGAAGAAAAAAATAGTGGATTTTTCTTTTGGTTTGATACAAAATTTGAGAACTTTACAAACAAATATAAATTTTGGGTTGAAAAATTACTCTATAGTAAAAAAAAGTGGATAATGTTTTATGGTGTGATAATCATATCTTCTACATATATTTTTATAAAACTACCTACTAGTTTTTTACCAAAAGAGGATCAAGGAAGTTTGATGATACAGTACACCTTACCTGTTGGTGCGGTTGCTTCTAGAACAGTTGATGTTGCAAATGTTGTAAGAGATTATTTTATGATAGAAGAAGCAGAAGCTTTAAATACTATATTTACAATCTCTGGATTTAGTTCACGAAGTAGTGGACAAAATGTAGGAACTGCTTATGTATCATTAAAAAACTGGGATTTAAGAGATAAATCAAATCATGTAGATGAGATAAGTAAAAGAGCTACAAAAGCTTTTAATGACCCAAATAGTAAATATTTTATAAGAGATGCAAGAGTTTTTGCTATAAATCCTAGTGTTATTCAAGGTTTAGGAAGTAGTGATGGTTTTGAATTCCAATTATTAGGTAGCTCAAATCT
Above is a genomic segment from Aliarcobacter cryaerophilus containing:
- a CDS encoding type II toxin-antitoxin system Phd/YefM family antitoxin is translated as MLELGISQAQAQFTKLLTQTVFIVDKKAHQKKAVIMPYEEYEKLIKNSIKKESLEEGSFNQFVGILDNNFKIDDEKYEAIVK
- a CDS encoding efflux RND transporter permease subunit, which translates into the protein MIAKFFIFRPIFAWVISLIIMISGVISLYILPVEQYPDIVPPQININASYSGADAQTVENSVTQIIEQQLTGLDGMLYFSSSSSSAGNSRIKITFSQEVNADIAQVQVQNKVNQILSRLPEDVQRQGVRVFKSQSDFLMMASVYDSTGLADKTDISDFLVSNLQDSISRIEGVGDVQVFGGQYAMRIWLDPYKLEKYKLIPKDVENAINAQNSQASAGRLGAMPTLDNQQLSVVVTARSMFRNVGQFENIVLKSNLDGSVVKIKDIARVEIGAQSYSNVTALNGFPASGISIQLASGANAVATSNRVKEFLAQSENMLPQGYKIAYPRDTTSFIEASINEVVKTLVEAIVLVILVMFLFLKSFRATLIPAIAVPVVLLGTFAILNIFGYTINTLTMFALVLAIGLLVDDAIVVVENVERNMSEKGLNPKEATILSMQEVTSALIGITTVLSVVFLPMAFFSGSTGIIYRQFSITIISSMVLSVIVALTLTPALCSTILKPHKKNEDKTEEKNSGFFFWFDTKFENFTNKYKFWVEKLLYSKKKWIMFYGVIIISSTYIFIKLPTSFLPKEDQGSLMIQYTLPVGAVASRTVDVANVVRDYFMIEEAEALNTIFTISGFSSRSSGQNVGTAYVSLKNWDLRDKSNHVDEISKRATKAFNDPNSKYFIRDARVFAINPSVIQGLGSSDGFEFQLLGSSNLSREGLREVKDKIIEEANKNPNINSIRADGTEESPQLKISYDTNKALSLGLDLKNIDSTLSAAWGGTYVNDYIDKTRIKRVYIQADAPFRSSPEDLYKWKVRNSSGLMVPFSEFSSFSWVYAPEELTRFNGFISYEIQGSAATGVSSGVAMNEMDKIANENANGTMHTYSGASYQERLASNQTLILYGISLLVIFLCLAALYESWSVPFSVLLVVPLGVFGAVLSIYSRDLSNDVYFQVALLAVMGLASKNAILIVEFINSAYKNGMPLIEAAIKGAKLRLRPIIMTSLAFIAGIIPLAISSGAGANSRIAIGTAILGGTISATILAIFFVPLFFVIITKLFSKGVKND
- a CDS encoding type II toxin-antitoxin system VapC family toxin, with the translated sequence MKIFVDTNIFLDLILKREKFHDALLIFNAIEKKLFEGIILDITILNIDYIAKKQVKNIKDFIKLINSSFSIVGISNEMISKALEIENNDFEDTLQYLSAKSADCEYVITNDKSFYKADIKTISSSEFIEKYL
- a CDS encoding efflux RND transporter periplasmic adaptor subunit yields the protein MQSIKTIKTIFSLFFIIFFLSSCEQKNDGNQKAQNPIEVGYINPKKEPINLEIELIGKVKAKELALVRPQVSGIIEKQLFKEGSFVKQGDILYKIDSASYKATLNQSLALLNSAKASLISAEAKSKRAEELLKFDGISKQEADEIKASYLQAKALVEQRAAELENAKIDLNRCEIKAPISGYIGISNVTVGALVNANQSEELVNIRDTQTVFVDLSQSYNEILNLKSIGDLEDDIEVSLKFDNGFEYPIKGKLEARELSVDESSQTVTLRAVFSNPNNLLLSGMMTKAILKSKKSIDGFLIPQQAVLRDQKANPIVTLVTPENKTITKIVKIERSVGNKWLILDGLEESDKIVVEGLNKINSRSVVSLKDLNSQYKD